One stretch of Meiothermus cerbereus DSM 11376 DNA includes these proteins:
- a CDS encoding NTP transferase domain-containing protein has translation MEAIVLAGGYASDPLAQKFGVASKTLVPYRGRPLVEYTLEALTQAGLEVILVGPPVPLSPPPRVALPDQGSLIANLEAGINAVEGDKVLVATGDMPFLRQEAVRWVLENAPQAGFVYTIIAKATIEQRFPGMRRTYARVREGYFTGGNLVIIDKKLFFTALPLLRRALELRKKPLALAQMIGFATLLKVLLGQADIAGLEARVSQIIGVPARALITPYAEVGVDIDKVEDLQWLEP, from the coding sequence GTGGAAGCGATTGTGTTGGCCGGAGGCTATGCCAGCGATCCCCTAGCGCAAAAGTTTGGCGTGGCCAGCAAAACCCTGGTGCCCTACCGGGGCCGTCCGCTGGTGGAGTACACCCTCGAGGCCCTGACGCAGGCCGGGTTGGAGGTAATTTTGGTGGGGCCGCCCGTGCCCCTGAGCCCTCCACCCAGGGTAGCCCTGCCCGACCAGGGCAGCCTGATTGCCAACCTCGAGGCGGGAATTAATGCCGTCGAGGGCGACAAGGTGCTGGTCGCTACCGGCGACATGCCGTTTTTGCGCCAGGAAGCTGTACGCTGGGTGCTGGAAAACGCGCCCCAGGCGGGTTTCGTTTATACCATCATTGCCAAAGCAACCATTGAGCAGCGCTTCCCTGGGATGCGCCGCACCTATGCCCGGGTTCGCGAGGGCTACTTTACCGGGGGTAATCTGGTCATCATCGACAAAAAACTCTTTTTTACAGCCCTGCCTTTGCTCAGGCGGGCCCTGGAGCTGCGTAAAAAACCCCTGGCGCTGGCCCAGATGATTGGCTTTGCAACCCTGCTTAAGGTGCTTTTGGGTCAGGCCGATATTGCCGGGCTCGAGGCCAGGGTCTCGCAAATTATCGGGGTTCCGGCCAGAGCGCTCATTACCCCTTATGCCGAGGTGGGCGTGGACATCGACAAAGTAGAGGATTTGCAGTGGCTCGAGCCATAG
- a CDS encoding DUF3248 domain-containing protein: protein MDDLLERLGNYLVWRIGKAEGEEVLVVRVGLASATPEFGHLARLRNVSDEEIEQLAQAGQLRIEWVN, encoded by the coding sequence ATGGACGACCTACTCGAACGGCTGGGAAACTATCTGGTCTGGCGCATTGGTAAGGCCGAGGGTGAGGAGGTGCTGGTGGTACGGGTCGGGCTGGCCTCAGCCACCCCCGAGTTCGGCCATCTTGCACGCCTGCGTAACGTATCCGATGAGGAAATCGAGCAACTAGCCCAGGCCGGGCAGCTACGCATCGAGTGGGTCAACTGA
- a CDS encoding DUF3809 family protein, which produces MVLEKSFNLRLAEPPERLLQPERVFAGKPPFGELTRTDTTLQGYLVAEAPLFGEIHFPFQSRIHPQGITARLEALRLPDPPAFWAELEGHGEVVEGGLVYQLTLRIHATLPQGEKWGGRALGRLAEAAFERNVERVLERLTQG; this is translated from the coding sequence ATGGTACTGGAAAAGTCTTTCAACCTACGGCTGGCAGAACCCCCTGAGCGGCTGCTCCAGCCCGAGCGGGTGTTTGCTGGCAAACCCCCTTTTGGCGAACTGACCCGCACGGATACCACCCTCCAGGGCTATCTGGTGGCCGAGGCCCCGCTGTTTGGAGAAATCCATTTTCCTTTCCAGAGCCGTATTCACCCACAGGGCATAACGGCTCGCCTCGAGGCCCTGCGCCTCCCCGACCCCCCGGCCTTCTGGGCCGAGCTCGAGGGCCACGGCGAGGTGGTCGAGGGGGGCCTGGTCTACCAGCTCACCCTTCGCATCCACGCCACCTTGCCCCAGGGCGAAAAATGGGGCGGACGGGCCCTGGGGCGCCTGGCCGAAGCCGCCTTCGAGCGCAATGTGGAGCGGGTTTTAGAGCGCCTTACCCAGGGCTGA
- a CDS encoding metal-dependent hydrolase, whose protein sequence is MLEVRYLGHSALLISDGTTRIVVDPFLTGNPKAALAANQVAADLIVLTHAHGDHYGDSVAISQRTGAPIISNFEIVSYAEKQGAKGVGMNLGGTYKFKGGWLKWFPAWHSSSFPDGTYGGLAQGFVLELGGKRIYNAGDTALFSDMALVAQYSPDLAILPIGDHFTMGPDDALKALELTRAKQVLPVHYNTFPPIAQDGAAFVQRAGLLGVGGQALQPGEHITLS, encoded by the coding sequence ATGCTCGAGGTACGCTATCTGGGACATTCGGCGCTGCTCATTAGCGATGGCACCACCCGCATCGTGGTAGACCCCTTCCTTACCGGCAACCCCAAAGCAGCCCTGGCAGCCAACCAGGTAGCCGCCGACCTGATTGTGCTTACCCATGCCCACGGCGACCACTACGGCGACAGCGTGGCCATCAGCCAGCGCACCGGAGCCCCCATCATCTCCAACTTCGAGATTGTCAGCTACGCCGAAAAGCAGGGTGCTAAGGGGGTGGGTATGAATCTGGGCGGTACCTATAAGTTTAAAGGCGGCTGGCTCAAGTGGTTTCCGGCCTGGCACTCCTCGTCGTTCCCGGATGGCACCTATGGTGGGCTAGCCCAGGGCTTTGTGCTCGAGCTCGGCGGCAAGCGCATTTACAACGCTGGCGATACCGCCCTTTTTAGCGATATGGCCCTGGTCGCCCAGTACAGCCCCGACCTGGCTATTTTGCCCATTGGCGACCATTTCACCATGGGGCCAGACGATGCGCTAAAAGCCCTCGAGCTAACCCGCGCCAAACAAGTTTTACCCGTGCACTACAACACCTTTCCCCCCATTGCCCAGGACGGTGCGGCCTTTGTCCAGCGGGCCGGCCTGCTGGGGGTGGGGGGCCAGGCCCTTCAACCAGGTGAACACATAACGCTTTCGTAA
- a CDS encoding serine/threonine-protein kinase has protein sequence MDYRRLTRQHYKLEMLLGLGRSSQVYLAHAPDGTKVALKVPRREVRTDRALTERFAQEVALSLTLNHANLVRGLSGRPEGEGAFLALEYFEEGTLEDRLKKGPLSREEALECLCQIAHALIYLHDRGIIHQDVKPSNIFIAGTLFKLGDFGVAKTRENPKPLERAGSPFYMAPELFLGEPATPASDAYSFGVMAFELLAGKRPFVGETLEEISHAHLHRLPPPTNLPPHLDRIVRNLLAKDPALRATPKAFLQVVQGNTQTEATPSKSSPEEKPSRGKGLFGLFRKR, from the coding sequence ATGGACTATCGCCGACTGACCCGACAACACTATAAGCTCGAGATGCTCCTGGGCCTGGGGCGATCGTCCCAGGTGTATCTGGCCCATGCCCCCGACGGCACCAAAGTGGCCCTCAAGGTGCCGCGCCGCGAGGTGCGCACCGACCGGGCCCTCACCGAGCGTTTTGCCCAGGAGGTTGCCCTGTCGCTTACGCTGAACCACGCCAACCTGGTGCGGGGGCTTTCGGGCCGCCCTGAGGGGGAAGGGGCCTTTCTGGCGCTGGAGTACTTCGAGGAAGGCACCCTCGAGGACAGGCTCAAAAAAGGCCCCCTTAGCCGCGAAGAAGCCCTCGAGTGCTTGTGTCAAATTGCCCATGCGCTCATTTACCTCCACGACCGCGGCATCATCCACCAGGACGTCAAACCGTCCAACATTTTTATCGCTGGCACGCTCTTCAAACTCGGCGACTTTGGCGTAGCCAAGACCCGCGAAAACCCCAAACCCCTGGAACGGGCCGGAAGCCCCTTCTACATGGCCCCCGAGCTATTTCTGGGGGAACCAGCCACCCCCGCTTCGGACGCCTATTCGTTTGGGGTAATGGCCTTTGAGCTGCTGGCTGGCAAGCGGCCCTTTGTGGGCGAAACCCTGGAAGAAATCTCCCACGCCCACCTGCACCGCCTGCCGCCCCCCACCAACCTTCCACCCCACCTCGACCGGATTGTACGCAACCTCCTGGCCAAAGACCCCGCCCTCCGGGCCACCCCCAAAGCCTTTCTCCAGGTCGTGCAGGGCAACACCCAGACCGAGGCTACCCCCAGCAAAAGCTCCCCGGAAGAGAAGCCTTCCAGGGGCAAGGGGCTGTTTGGCTTGTTTCGCAAGCGCTAG